The Sebaldella sp. S0638 region AAAGAGACCTTACTCTTAATGCCGCACCTGAAATAATATCAAAAGAAGCAGAATTAAAACCATATTCAGGTATAAGAAAAGTAATAGGGGACAGAATGACAGAAAGTCAGTTTTCTGCACCTACATTTACTTTAAATATAGAAGTGGGTGTGAATAAGCTTCTAAAACTAAAAGATAAAATAGCACAGCCTCTGATGGATGAAACAGGAGAAAAGCTGACAATAAACGATCTTCTTATCCTTTCTATAAGCAGAGGAGTAAAAAAGTATCCTGATATAAATGTATCATTAACAGATAAAGGAATTCTGTGTCATAAAGAAATAAATGTAGGATTTGCAGTATCAGGAAACGGCGTATTAATGGTACCTGTAGTTAAGAATACAGAAGATAAGGGAATAAGAAATATACTGACAGAAGGAAAAGACCTTATCAAAAAGGCAAGGGACGGAAAACTCGGAGCAGCAGAACAAAGCGGAAGTACAATAACATTAAGCAATCTTGGAATGTACGGGGTACATTACTTTAATCCGATAATAAATCAGCCAAACAGCTGTATAATAGGAGTAGGAACAATAGAGGAAAAACCAGTGGCAAAAGACGGAAAGATAAAAATAAAGAAAGTAATTTATCTGAGTGCAACATTTGATCACAGGGTAATAGACGGAGCACTTGGAGCAGAATTTATGCAGTATATAAAAAAATTAATAGAAGACCCTTATAGTCTGTTAATATAGATCTTACCGGCAGAGGATGCAGATATATA contains the following coding sequences:
- a CDS encoding dihydrolipoamide acetyltransferase family protein, encoding MSVEIIMPKAGMSMEEGTIVKWLKNEGDEIKEGEAIVEILTDKVNMEVEAESSGYLLKKVRFEDEVLPVFTVIGYIGEMGETVSETPKTPEKTEIVEEKKPDKKETEENSVFFNKSLMLPDKLNRATPAARKKARDNSLSLGDISGSGPKGRVQLIDVETFLADGTIKATPLARKIAGQEGIDLDSISGTGAKGKIFKRDLTLNAAPEIISKEAELKPYSGIRKVIGDRMTESQFSAPTFTLNIEVGVNKLLKLKDKIAQPLMDETGEKLTINDLLILSISRGVKKYPDINVSLTDKGILCHKEINVGFAVSGNGVLMVPVVKNTEDKGIRNILTEGKDLIKKARDGKLGAAEQSGSTITLSNLGMYGVHYFNPIINQPNSCIIGVGTIEEKPVAKDGKIKIKKVIYLSATFDHRVIDGALGAEFMQYIKKLIEDPYSLLI